Below is a genomic region from Pedosphaera parvula Ellin514.
CACGGGCTACGGCCAAAACCAATTGCTGAAACTTCTGAAATGACAAACAAAACACTCCTTGCGGCCTATTGAGCGGAGGTTTCATTCAGGGGCTCAACGGGTCACTCAACCGGTCACGATGCGGCAAATGGTCACGATTCCACCGAACCAAAGCCGCATCGCTGGTGTCTTCGAAAAGAAATTTCACCGTCGGCGATTCAACGTGGCCGTCACAGAATAGCACGTTCAGCTTGCCTTGGTGCCGTCCTGAAGCCCCACGCTGTTCCAGATACTTCAAATCTTGGCGCATGAAATCACGCCCACCACGAATACCGTCACCAACCGCCATCATATCACTTGGGCAAACCACATCTGATTCTTTGATTGGCGCAATTTGGAAAGGTTTCTGATGATAGTAACCGTATAGGCCAAGCGCGGCATGTTTCGGGTCCATCGCAGCAGGACCATTGTAGCCTACGGGAGCAACGCCAAAAGAGTTGTAAGCGTAGGAAGCGGTAGCTCGTGTGATACTGCCTGCCGACCAGCCTGCAGTCCGTTTCGCTGATGGACATTGCCATACACCCTCAGAGTAAAAATTGGTTTTAGGTTGGGAATCGTCAAACCCGCCGCGTTCCAGTTGATATACCCAAGTTCCTGAATTCTCGCCGTTCGTCCTTCCATAATACGAAGGATAAGCATGATTATTAGCAACAAAGTTTTGAAGGCCGATGCCGATTTGACGTTGGT
It encodes:
- a CDS encoding prepilin-type N-terminal cleavage/methylation domain-containing protein, which gives rise to MPRNNQEGFTLVELLVVIAIIGILAALLIPTLSRSMARARQIHCVNNQRQIGIGLQNFVANNHAYPSYYGRTNGENSGTWVYQLERGGFDDSQPKTNFYSEGVWQCPSAKRTAGWSAGSITRATASYAYNSFGVAPVGYNGPAAMDPKHAALGLYGYYHQKPFQIAPIKESDVVCPSDMMAVGDGIRGGRDFMRQDLKYLEQRGASGRHQGKLNVLFCDGHVESPTVKFLFEDTSDAALVRWNRDHLPHRDRLSDPLSP